In one Streptomyces sp. T12 genomic region, the following are encoded:
- a CDS encoding glycine betaine ABC transporter substrate-binding protein translates to MRRRAGLLLAAGLLALPSGCGLTSGSPMADDVQAGTIGRGEPLKGADLTVTSKSFTEQLILGAIMGIAFEAAGAEVLDRTGIQGSIGSREAVRKGDADAGYEYTGTAWITYLGRSEPIDDPHEQWEAVREADAKNGVSWLAPSALNNTYALAMNQDNHKKYGTNTLSDVAALSKSDPDAVTLCVEVEFANRADGLPGMQQEYGMSVPTKNITQMDTGIIYTQAAKGSCTYGEVFTTDGRIKSMNLAVMQDDRKFFPNYNVAPMINSDTLKKWPAIADVLDPITKKLNNAVAQELNAKVDVDGEDPHQVALDWMKEEGFVK, encoded by the coding sequence ATGAGGCGCCGCGCCGGCCTGCTCCTGGCAGCGGGGCTACTGGCGTTGCCCTCGGGCTGCGGCCTGACGAGCGGCTCCCCCATGGCCGACGACGTGCAGGCCGGCACGATCGGGCGGGGCGAGCCACTGAAGGGCGCCGACCTGACGGTGACGTCGAAGTCGTTCACCGAGCAGCTCATCCTCGGCGCGATCATGGGCATCGCCTTCGAGGCGGCCGGCGCGGAGGTGCTCGACCGCACCGGAATCCAGGGCTCCATCGGCAGCCGCGAGGCGGTCAGGAAGGGGGACGCGGACGCCGGGTACGAGTACACGGGCACGGCCTGGATCACGTACCTGGGCCGCAGCGAGCCCATTGACGACCCGCACGAGCAGTGGGAGGCGGTGCGCGAGGCCGACGCGAAGAACGGGGTGAGCTGGCTCGCGCCGTCCGCGCTGAACAACACCTACGCCCTGGCGATGAACCAGGACAACCACAAGAAGTACGGCACGAACACGCTCTCCGACGTGGCCGCACTGTCCAAGTCCGACCCCGACGCCGTGACGCTCTGCGTGGAGGTCGAGTTCGCCAACCGGGCGGACGGGCTGCCGGGCATGCAGCAGGAGTACGGAATGAGCGTGCCGACGAAGAACATCACGCAGATGGACACCGGGATCATCTACACCCAGGCCGCGAAGGGAAGTTGCACCTACGGCGAGGTCTTCACGACGGACGGCCGCATCAAGTCGATGAACCTCGCGGTCATGCAGGACGACAGGAAGTTCTTCCCCAACTACAACGTCGCCCCCATGATCAACTCCGACACCCTGAAGAAGTGGCCGGCGATCGCGGACGTCCTCGACCCGATCACCAAGAAGCTGAACAACGCGGTGGCGCAGGAGCTGAACGCGAAGGTGGATGTGGATGGGGAGGATCCGCATCAGGTGGCGTTGGACTGGATGAAGGAGGAGGGGTTTGTGAAGTAG
- a CDS encoding SsgA family sporulation/cell division regulator, whose amino-acid sequence MHHTVVERELELKLILSPERRIPVPARLSYHSDDPYAVHVTFHINSEHPVYWTFSRDLLVEGVFRPCGHGDVRVWPTKVEGRSVVLMGLSSPDGDALLEAPAAQVSAWLERTLRVVPPGAEGEQLGIDDALDQLLAQ is encoded by the coding sequence ATGCATCACACCGTCGTAGAGCGCGAACTGGAGCTCAAGCTCATCCTGTCGCCCGAGCGCCGCATCCCCGTCCCGGCGCGGCTGAGCTACCACAGCGACGATCCGTACGCCGTCCACGTCACCTTCCACATCAACTCCGAGCACCCCGTGTACTGGACCTTCTCCCGCGATCTGCTGGTCGAGGGGGTGTTCCGGCCGTGTGGGCACGGGGACGTGCGGGTGTGGCCGACGAAGGTCGAGGGCCGCAGCGTCGTGCTCATGGGCCTGAGCTCGCCCGACGGGGACGCCCTGCTGGAGGCGCCGGCGGCGCAGGTGTCGGCCTGGCTGGAGCGGACGTTGCGGGTGGTTCCCCCGGGGGCCGAGGGCGAGCAGCTGGGGATCGACGACGCGCTCGACCAGTTGCTCGCCCAGTGA
- a CDS encoding pentapeptide repeat-containing protein, which produces MVRGAVLRGAVLGGAVLGGAALHGAVLHGAHCA; this is translated from the coding sequence GTGGTCCGTGGCGCTGTTCTCCGCGGCGCTGTTCTCGGTGGCGCTGTTCTCGGTGGTGCCGCTCTCCATGGCGCTGTTCTCCATGGCGCTCACTGTGCGTGA
- a CDS encoding ABC transporter permease has translation MTAPEAPRTEEAEEAPSPTAAKPPARKVSWQKLTVLPTLLVAMLLATWLWFQQADLDPVSENALSNGQVSKALWQHIELTVISTFFVLIIAIPLGILLTRRAFRKATPVAMALANMGQATPAIGLLALLVIWLGIGRRAALIGMIAYAVLPVLSNTIAGLKANDPTLLEAARGIGMSPTGVLTRVELPLAVPLILAGVRTALVLNVGTATLAVFGGGGGLGVLITAGITNQRMPVLVLGSILTVALALLVDWLASLAELLLRPRGLEA, from the coding sequence GTGACCGCTCCCGAGGCTCCCAGGACCGAGGAGGCCGAGGAGGCCCCCTCCCCCACCGCCGCGAAGCCCCCGGCCCGGAAGGTGAGTTGGCAGAAGCTGACCGTCCTGCCGACCCTGCTGGTGGCGATGCTGCTCGCGACCTGGCTGTGGTTCCAGCAGGCCGACCTGGACCCGGTCTCCGAGAACGCGCTGTCGAACGGCCAGGTCTCCAAGGCCCTGTGGCAGCACATCGAACTCACGGTGATCTCCACCTTCTTCGTGCTGATCATCGCGATCCCGCTGGGGATCCTGCTCACCCGGCGGGCGTTCCGAAAGGCCACCCCCGTGGCCATGGCGCTCGCCAACATGGGCCAGGCGACCCCCGCGATCGGCCTGCTCGCCCTGCTGGTGATCTGGCTGGGCATCGGCCGCAGGGCGGCCCTGATCGGCATGATCGCCTACGCCGTCCTGCCGGTGCTGTCCAACACGATCGCCGGCCTGAAGGCGAACGACCCGACACTGCTGGAAGCGGCGCGCGGCATCGGCATGTCCCCGACGGGGGTCCTGACACGGGTGGAACTACCGCTCGCGGTCCCCCTCATCCTCGCGGGCGTGCGCACGGCCCTGGTCCTGAACGTCGGTACGGCGACCCTGGCGGTCTTCGGCGGAGGCGGCGGCCTGGGCGTGCTGATCACGGCGGGCATCACCAACCAGCGGATGCCGGTGCTGGTACTGGGCTCGATCCTCACGGTCGCGCTGGCCCTGCTGGTGGACTGGCTGGCGTCGCTGGCGGAACTGCTGCTGCGGCCACGGGGGTTGGAGGCATGA
- the hppD gene encoding 4-hydroxyphenylpyruvate dioxygenase, with product MTQTTHHTPDTARQADPFPVKGMDAVVFAVGNAKQAAHYYSTAFGMRLVAYSGPENGSRETASYVLENGSARFVLTSVIKPATTWGHFLAQHVAEHGDGVVDLAIEVPDARAAYAYALEHGARSVAEPYELKDEHGTVVLAAIATYGETRHTLVERTAYEGPYLPGYVSAAPMVEPPAQRTFQAIDHCVGNVELGRMNEWVGFYNKVMGFTNMKEFVGDDIATEYSALMSKVVADGTLKVKFPINEPAIAKKKSQIDEYLEFYGGAGVQHIALNTNDIVQTVRTMRAAGVQFLDTPDSYYDTLGEWVGDTRVPVETLRELKILADRDEDGYLLQIFTKPVQDRPTVFFEIIERHGSMGFGKGNFKALFEAIEREQAKRGNL from the coding sequence ATGACGCAGACCACACACCACACTCCCGACACCGCCCGGCAGGCCGACCCCTTCCCGGTCAAGGGAATGGACGCGGTCGTCTTCGCCGTGGGCAACGCCAAGCAGGCGGCGCACTACTACTCGACCGCCTTCGGCATGCGGCTGGTCGCCTACTCCGGACCGGAGAACGGCAGCCGCGAGACCGCGAGCTACGTGCTGGAGAACGGCTCCGCCCGTTTCGTCCTCACCTCCGTCATCAAGCCCGCGACCACCTGGGGCCACTTCCTCGCCCAGCACGTGGCCGAGCACGGCGACGGCGTCGTCGACCTCGCCATCGAGGTCCCGGACGCGCGCGCCGCGTACGCCTACGCCCTCGAACACGGCGCCCGCTCGGTGGCCGAGCCGTACGAGCTGAAGGACGAGCACGGCACGGTCGTCCTCGCCGCCATCGCGACGTACGGCGAGACCCGCCACACCCTCGTCGAGCGCACCGCCTACGAGGGCCCGTACCTCCCCGGCTACGTCTCCGCCGCGCCGATGGTCGAACCGCCCGCCCAGCGCACCTTCCAGGCCATCGACCACTGCGTCGGCAACGTGGAGCTCGGCCGCATGAACGAATGGGTCGGCTTCTACAACAAGGTCATGGGCTTCACGAACATGAAGGAGTTCGTGGGCGACGACATCGCCACCGAGTACAGCGCGCTGATGTCGAAGGTCGTGGCCGACGGCACGCTCAAGGTCAAGTTCCCGATCAATGAGCCCGCCATCGCCAAGAAGAAGTCCCAGATCGACGAGTACCTGGAGTTCTACGGCGGCGCGGGCGTCCAGCACATCGCGCTGAACACCAACGACATCGTGCAGACGGTGCGCACCATGCGCGCGGCCGGCGTGCAGTTCCTCGACACCCCCGACTCGTATTACGACACCCTCGGCGAGTGGGTCGGCGACACCCGCGTCCCCGTCGAGACCCTGCGCGAGCTGAAGATCCTGGCCGACCGCGACGAGGACGGCTACCTGCTGCAGATCTTCACCAAGCCGGTCCAGGACCGTCCGACCGTGTTCTTCGAGATCATCGAACGGCACGGCTCGATGGGCTTCGGCAAGGGCAACTTCAAGGCGCTGTTCGAAGCGATCGAGCGGGAGCAGGCCAAGCGAGGCAACCTCTGA
- a CDS encoding transcriptional regulator produces the protein MTEPEHPKVHNLDARSLRGLAHPLRMQLLDALRFGGPATASQLAEKLGESSGATSYHLRQLAAHGFVEDDPERGKGRERWWKAAVKGLRFDDALLHDPSPDVRGAADLYLHEVATTQTRELSTWLGTRQEWSEDWNRSSDMSSWTLRLTPQLTRELAEKMHELIESYHDLADAEDAPEVETVRVQTRAFPTNTD, from the coding sequence ATGACCGAGCCCGAACATCCCAAGGTTCACAACCTCGACGCCCGTTCCCTGCGCGGGCTCGCCCACCCCCTGCGCATGCAGCTGCTCGACGCCCTGCGCTTCGGCGGGCCTGCCACCGCCTCCCAACTCGCCGAGAAACTGGGCGAGTCCAGCGGAGCCACCAGCTACCACCTACGCCAGCTCGCGGCGCACGGCTTCGTCGAGGACGACCCCGAGCGAGGCAAGGGACGGGAGCGGTGGTGGAAGGCGGCGGTGAAGGGGCTGCGGTTCGACGACGCCCTCCTGCACGACCCCAGCCCCGATGTACGTGGCGCGGCCGACCTGTACCTCCATGAGGTGGCCACCACCCAAACCCGGGAGCTCTCGACCTGGCTGGGCACCCGCCAGGAATGGTCCGAGGACTGGAACCGGAGCTCGGACATGAGCAGCTGGACGCTACGCCTGACACCCCAGCTCACTCGCGAACTCGCCGAGAAGATGCACGAGTTGATCGAGAGCTACCACGATCTCGCCGACGCTGAGGACGCCCCCGAAGTCGAGACCGTCCGCGTGCAGACCCGCGCCTTCCCCACGAACACCGACTGA
- a CDS encoding Teichoic acid biosynthesis protein C (Precursor), translating to MTDRFDLAAPSERWLWKKGTLREPTILQSFAFDEVNRHLYVLQLRRGGGAAGHLCLNKLDLAGKRLGHMYLQGFGHGVSMGVQNDPDGTVWIWTEADAKGGYGRGVTRFRFFDGAVRTREDVKARHPIPGSTHNQPSVCMASRRIAVRHRVDDEPRYRVWDLDAFVARDYSDPVADFAQTGVHPDPKIPFQGYALDGDHLYQLAGTAYDAKTNPPAKRGNAHISCLDIHTGELLDRQHTEAGHSLDHREPEGLAVRHGSGARLCLGLASGPEGERRFSIYYKPRTA from the coding sequence GTGACCGACCGCTTCGACCTTGCCGCACCGTCCGAGCGCTGGCTGTGGAAGAAGGGGACGCTGCGGGAACCCACGATCCTGCAGTCGTTCGCCTTCGACGAGGTGAATCGGCACCTGTACGTCCTTCAGCTGCGGCGGGGCGGCGGCGCCGCCGGTCACCTGTGCCTGAACAAGCTCGACCTGGCGGGCAAGCGCTTGGGCCACATGTACCTCCAGGGCTTCGGGCACGGCGTCAGCATGGGCGTGCAGAACGATCCCGACGGCACGGTGTGGATCTGGACCGAGGCCGACGCCAAGGGGGGCTACGGCCGGGGGGTCACCCGGTTCCGCTTCTTCGACGGAGCCGTCCGCACGCGGGAGGACGTCAAGGCCCGCCACCCGATACCGGGCTCCACCCACAACCAGCCCTCGGTCTGCATGGCCTCGCGGCGCATCGCCGTACGCCACCGCGTCGACGACGAGCCCCGCTACCGCGTCTGGGACCTGGACGCCTTCGTCGCCCGCGACTACTCCGACCCGGTCGCCGACTTCGCCCAGACCGGCGTGCACCCCGACCCCAAGATCCCCTTCCAGGGGTACGCCCTGGACGGCGACCACCTCTACCAACTGGCCGGCACCGCCTACGACGCCAAGACCAACCCGCCCGCCAAGCGCGGCAACGCCCACATCTCCTGCCTCGACATCCACACCGGCGAACTCCTCGACCGGCAGCACACCGAGGCCGGCCACTCCCTCGACCACCGCGAACCGGAGGGCCTCGCCGTCCGCCACGGCTCCGGGGCACGACTGTGCCTGGGGCTCGCGTCCGGGCCGGAGGGGGAGCGCAGGTTCTCGATCTACTACAAGCCGCGCACGGCCTGA
- a CDS encoding FAD-binding oxidoreductase: MIMSRTEAAPDQARGDLTERLLAGLPAEAVLTDPDVTASYANDMASFCPAGAPAVVVLPRTVEEVQHVMRTATELRVPVVPQGARTGLSGGANASDGCIVLSLTKMDRILEINPVDRIAVVEPGVINAALSRAVGEQGLYYPPDPSSWEMCTIGGNIGTASGGLCCVKYGVTAEYVLGLDVVLADGRLMSTGRRTAKGVAGYDLTRLFVGSEGSLGIVVRAVLALKPQPPQQLVLAAEFASAAAACDAVCRIMAGGHVPSLLELMDRTTVKAVNNIANMGLPETTEALLLAAFDTPDPAPDLAAVGALCEAAGATQVVPADDAAESELLLQARRLSLTALEAVRGVTMIDDVCVPRSRLGDLIEGVERIADKHQLTIGVVAHAGDGNTHPTVCFDAADPDESRRARESFDEIMALGLELGGTITGEHGVGVLKKEWLAREIGPVGIEMQQAIKQAFDPLGILNPGKLF, translated from the coding sequence GTGATCATGAGCCGTACCGAAGCCGCACCCGACCAGGCCCGGGGTGACCTCACCGAGCGGCTGCTCGCGGGTCTGCCTGCCGAGGCCGTCCTGACCGACCCCGACGTCACGGCCTCCTACGCCAACGACATGGCCAGCTTCTGCCCGGCCGGCGCCCCCGCCGTGGTCGTCCTGCCGCGCACCGTCGAAGAGGTCCAGCACGTCATGCGCACCGCCACCGAGCTGCGCGTCCCCGTCGTCCCGCAGGGCGCCCGCACGGGCCTGTCGGGCGGGGCCAACGCCTCCGACGGCTGCATCGTGCTGTCCCTGACCAAGATGGACCGCATCCTGGAGATCAACCCGGTCGACCGCATCGCGGTCGTCGAGCCCGGCGTCATCAACGCCGCCCTCTCCCGCGCGGTGGGCGAACAGGGCCTCTACTACCCGCCGGACCCCTCCAGCTGGGAGATGTGCACGATCGGCGGCAACATCGGCACCGCCTCGGGCGGCCTGTGCTGTGTGAAGTACGGGGTGACGGCCGAGTACGTCCTCGGCCTGGACGTCGTCCTCGCCGACGGACGCCTGATGTCCACGGGCCGGCGTACGGCCAAGGGCGTCGCGGGATACGACCTGACCCGCCTCTTCGTCGGCTCCGAGGGCTCGCTCGGCATCGTCGTACGGGCCGTCCTGGCGCTCAAGCCGCAGCCGCCGCAGCAGCTGGTCCTCGCCGCCGAGTTCGCGTCCGCTGCCGCCGCCTGCGACGCCGTGTGCCGGATCATGGCCGGCGGACACGTCCCGTCACTGCTCGAACTGATGGACCGTACGACGGTCAAAGCGGTCAACAACATCGCGAACATGGGACTGCCGGAGACGACGGAGGCCCTCCTCCTCGCCGCCTTCGACACCCCGGACCCCGCCCCCGACCTCGCCGCCGTCGGCGCGCTGTGCGAGGCGGCCGGCGCCACCCAGGTGGTCCCGGCGGACGACGCGGCCGAGTCCGAACTCCTCCTCCAGGCACGGCGGTTGTCCCTCACCGCGCTCGAAGCGGTGCGGGGCGTGACGATGATCGACGACGTGTGCGTGCCCCGGTCCCGGCTCGGCGACCTCATCGAAGGAGTCGAGCGGATCGCCGACAAGCACCAGCTCACCATCGGGGTCGTCGCGCACGCCGGGGACGGCAACACCCACCCGACCGTGTGCTTCGACGCGGCCGACCCCGACGAGTCCCGGCGCGCCCGCGAGTCCTTCGACGAGATCATGGCCCTCGGCCTGGAACTCGGCGGCACGATCACCGGCGAGCACGGCGTGGGCGTCCTGAAGAAGGAGTGGCTGGCGCGCGAGATCGGCCCGGTGGGGATCGAGATGCAGCAGGCGATCAAGCAGGCCTTCGACCCGCTGGGCATCCTGAATCCGGGCAAGCTGTTCTGA
- a CDS encoding betaine/proline/choline family ABC transporter ATP-binding protein (Members of the family are the ATP-binding subunit of ABC transporters for substrates such as betaine, L-proline or other amino acids, choline, carnitine, etc. The substrate specificity is best determined from the substrate-binding subunit, rather than this subunit, as it interacts with the permease subunit and not with substrate directly.) has translation MELENLSKRYPGNPNPAVDNVNMEIKAGETVIFVGPSGCGKSTTLKMINRLIEPTGGRIRINGEDVTDIDPVKLRRKVGYAIQSAGLFPHMTVAQNIALVPRMIGWPKARIASRVEELLDLVGLDPGEFHGRYPRQLSGGQQQRVGVARALAADPPVLLMDEPFGAVDPITRDHLQDELIRLQHELHKTIVFVTHDFDEAIKLGDRIAVLRERSHIAQFDTPEAILTNPADDFVSGFVGAGAALKRLNLTRVRDVEVTDYPTVTVDDPLQEIFNRLRSSGTNEILLLDKRGRPYKWLRRGDLMRARGSLARAGTLVHDTVTRDATLRDALEAVLIDNAGRVAVTGRRGEYTGVVDMETLMNSVHELLEADRLEALEAQHELEEARAERTHAEQEGNGGEAKA, from the coding sequence ATCGAGCTGGAGAACCTCAGCAAGCGGTACCCGGGCAATCCCAACCCCGCCGTCGACAACGTCAACATGGAGATCAAGGCGGGCGAGACGGTCATCTTCGTCGGCCCGTCCGGGTGCGGGAAGTCGACGACGCTCAAAATGATCAACCGGCTGATCGAGCCGACCGGCGGCCGGATCCGCATCAACGGCGAGGACGTCACCGACATCGACCCGGTGAAGCTGCGCCGCAAGGTCGGCTACGCGATCCAGTCCGCCGGCCTGTTCCCGCACATGACGGTCGCGCAGAACATCGCGCTCGTACCGAGGATGATCGGCTGGCCGAAGGCGCGGATCGCGTCGCGGGTCGAGGAGTTGCTCGACCTGGTCGGCCTGGACCCCGGGGAGTTCCACGGCCGCTATCCGCGCCAGCTCTCCGGCGGACAGCAGCAACGCGTGGGCGTGGCGCGGGCGTTGGCGGCCGATCCGCCCGTCCTGCTGATGGACGAGCCGTTCGGCGCGGTCGACCCGATCACCCGTGATCATCTCCAGGACGAGTTGATCAGGCTGCAGCACGAGCTGCACAAGACGATCGTCTTCGTCACGCACGACTTCGACGAGGCGATCAAGCTCGGTGACCGTATCGCCGTTCTGCGCGAACGGTCGCACATCGCTCAGTTCGACACCCCCGAGGCGATCCTCACCAACCCGGCGGACGACTTCGTGTCCGGGTTCGTGGGCGCCGGGGCGGCGCTGAAGCGGCTGAACCTCACCCGCGTACGGGATGTGGAGGTCACCGACTATCCGACGGTGACCGTCGACGACCCGCTCCAGGAGATCTTCAACCGGCTCCGGTCCAGCGGCACCAACGAGATCCTGCTCCTCGACAAGCGGGGCCGGCCGTACAAGTGGCTCAGGCGCGGCGACCTGATGCGGGCCAGGGGTTCGCTGGCTCGGGCGGGGACGCTGGTGCACGACACGGTGACCCGGGACGCCACGCTGCGGGACGCCCTGGAGGCGGTCCTCATCGACAACGCGGGGCGGGTCGCGGTGACCGGGCGGCGCGGTGAGTACACGGGCGTCGTCGACATGGAGACGCTGATGAACTCCGTGCACGAGCTGCTGGAGGCCGACCGGCTGGAGGCGCTGGAGGCTCAGCACGAGCTGGAGGAGGCCCGGGCCGAGCGGACACATGCCGAGCAGGAGGGCAACGGAGGGGAGGCGAAGGCGTGA
- a CDS encoding ABC transporter permease, with protein MSFWEYLGNRHQQLLTDAYQHASAVFQCMVVATLLGVLIGVATYRSDLAGNLATTTTSTILTVPSLAMIGLLIPIVGLGVAPTVIALTLYGLLPIVRNAIVGLRGVDPSLVDAARGIGMSRPAQLLRVELPLAWPPILTGIRVSTQMLMGIAAIAAYASGPGLGNVIFRGLASLGSANALNQVLAGTLGIIVLALLFDAAYVLLGRLTIPRGIRV; from the coding sequence GTGAGCTTCTGGGAGTACCTGGGCAACCGTCACCAGCAGCTGCTCACCGACGCCTACCAGCACGCCAGCGCCGTCTTCCAGTGCATGGTCGTGGCGACCCTGCTCGGGGTGCTGATCGGGGTGGCCACCTACCGCAGCGACCTGGCCGGCAACCTCGCCACGACGACCACCTCGACCATCCTGACCGTTCCGTCGCTCGCCATGATCGGTCTGCTCATCCCGATCGTGGGGCTGGGCGTGGCGCCCACGGTGATCGCCCTGACGCTGTACGGGCTGCTGCCGATCGTGCGCAACGCGATCGTCGGGCTGCGCGGTGTCGATCCGTCGCTGGTGGACGCGGCCCGGGGCATCGGGATGTCCCGGCCGGCCCAGCTGCTGCGGGTGGAGCTGCCGCTGGCCTGGCCGCCGATCCTGACCGGGATCCGGGTCTCGACGCAGATGCTGATGGGCATCGCGGCGATCGCGGCGTACGCCTCCGGCCCCGGCCTCGGCAATGTGATCTTCCGCGGCCTCGCCTCGCTGGGCAGCGCGAACGCCCTCAACCAGGTGCTCGCGGGCACCCTCGGGATCATCGTCCTTGCGCTGCTGTTCGACGCCGCGTATGTCCTGCTCGGGCGGCTGACCATTCCCAGGGGGATCCGTGTCTGA
- a CDS encoding tetratricopeptide repeat protein, with protein MAGCAVLGGVLALLPWGTTGTREAAPPAPGAQALTAVTTGVPAALPDLAVLIDEREAHLRTHPKDAHSWAVLGAAYVEQGRRTAEAVNYPKAEKALRTSLKVRARNAEALDGMAALANARRDFRAALTWGEAALQLDRKRWTTYPQLIDAHTGLGEYKAAKRTLDRLLKLRSGPAVQARAAAVYRDRGRREDAAAALSDAAAAAEAPAERAAYLERAGQLAWERGDLDVALRHFEEAVRLDPDQRAALAGQGRTLAALGRTTEALNAYRVALAKQPCPEYALELGELYESLGLGQAARVQYDLLRERVARAAAGGVDEELVLGLFEADHGDAPSAVRRLRTEWRRQPGIAVADALGWALHQAGEDKEALKFARIATDKARGGGVRSALYVYHRAMIERELELAGPARRHLQEALRINPHFSPTRVPLAEAALEELGEPSVADVPEMDAKPRQG; from the coding sequence GTGGCCGGGTGTGCCGTGCTGGGCGGGGTGCTGGCGCTGCTGCCGTGGGGGACGACCGGGACGCGGGAGGCCGCACCACCGGCGCCGGGTGCGCAGGCGCTCACCGCGGTCACCACGGGGGTGCCGGCCGCGCTGCCCGATCTGGCGGTGCTGATCGACGAGCGCGAGGCCCATCTGCGGACGCATCCCAAGGACGCTCACTCATGGGCGGTGCTGGGCGCCGCGTATGTGGAGCAGGGGCGGCGGACCGCGGAGGCGGTGAACTACCCGAAGGCCGAGAAGGCGCTGCGTACGTCGCTGAAGGTGCGGGCGAGGAACGCCGAGGCGCTGGACGGCATGGCGGCGCTGGCGAACGCGCGGCGGGACTTCCGGGCGGCGCTGACGTGGGGCGAGGCGGCGCTTCAGCTGGACCGGAAGCGATGGACGACGTATCCGCAGCTGATCGACGCGCACACGGGGCTGGGCGAGTACAAGGCGGCCAAACGGACCCTGGACCGGCTGCTGAAGCTGCGCTCGGGGCCGGCGGTGCAGGCGCGGGCGGCGGCCGTCTACCGGGACCGGGGCCGCCGTGAGGACGCGGCGGCGGCGCTGTCCGACGCGGCGGCGGCCGCCGAGGCACCGGCCGAGCGGGCGGCGTATCTCGAACGGGCCGGTCAACTCGCCTGGGAACGCGGCGACTTGGACGTGGCGCTGCGGCACTTCGAGGAGGCGGTACGCCTCGACCCCGACCAGCGGGCCGCGCTGGCCGGGCAGGGGCGGACGCTGGCGGCGCTGGGCCGCACCACGGAGGCGCTGAACGCCTACCGGGTGGCGCTGGCCAAGCAGCCGTGTCCCGAGTACGCGCTGGAACTGGGCGAGTTGTACGAGTCGCTGGGGCTGGGGCAGGCGGCCCGCGTGCAGTACGACCTGCTGCGGGAGCGGGTGGCGCGGGCCGCGGCGGGCGGGGTGGACGAGGAGCTGGTGCTGGGCCTCTTCGAGGCGGACCACGGCGACGCGCCCTCCGCGGTACGGCGGCTGCGCACCGAGTGGCGGCGCCAGCCCGGCATCGCGGTGGCCGACGCCCTGGGGTGGGCGCTGCACCAGGCCGGGGAGGACAAGGAGGCGCTGAAGTTCGCCAGGATCGCGACCGACAAGGCGCGTGGCGGTGGGGTGCGCAGTGCGCTGTACGTGTATCACCGGGCGATGATCGAGCGGGAACTGGAGCTGGCGGGGCCCGCGCGGCGGCATCTGCAGGAGGCGCTGCGGATCAATCCGCACTTCTCGCCGACGCGGGTGCCCCTGGCCGAGGCGGCGTTGGAGGAGCTGGGCGAGCCGTCGGTGGCGGACGTACCGGAGATGGACGCCAAGCCGCGGCAGGGGTGA
- a CDS encoding Lrp/AsnC family transcriptional regulator — protein sequence MAIDHLDGRIIVLLAREPRIGVLEMSRRLGVARGTVQARLDRLQSNGVIRGFGPEVDPAALGYPVTAFATLQIRQGQGADVRAHLATVPEVLELHTTTGTGDMMCRLVARSNADLQRVIDRVVGFDGIVRASTAIVMENPVPLRIIPLVEQAAQDRESS from the coding sequence GTGGCGATCGATCATCTGGACGGGCGGATCATCGTGCTGCTGGCGCGGGAGCCGCGGATCGGGGTGCTGGAGATGTCCCGGCGGCTGGGGGTGGCCCGCGGGACGGTGCAGGCGCGGCTCGACCGGCTTCAGTCGAACGGAGTCATCCGCGGATTCGGGCCCGAGGTGGATCCGGCCGCGCTCGGGTATCCGGTCACCGCCTTCGCCACGCTGCAGATCCGGCAGGGACAAGGGGCCGACGTACGGGCGCACTTGGCGACCGTGCCGGAGGTGCTGGAGCTGCACACGACCACCGGGACCGGGGACATGATGTGCCGTCTCGTGGCGCGTTCCAACGCCGATCTCCAGCGTGTGATCGACCGGGTTGTCGGTTTCGATGGGATCGTCCGGGCCTCCACCGCGATCGTGATGGAGAACCCCGTTCCGCTGCGGATCATCCCGCTGGTGGAGCAGGCGGCCCAGGACCGGGAGAGCAGCTAG